CCCTGTAGGAGCCGAGCTTGCTCGCGATAGCGGACTTTCAGTCAACACACATGTTGAATGCCAGTCCCTCATCGCGAGCAAGCTCGGCTCCTACAGGTAAAACAACAGGGCAACCTGCCCACTGTTCGATTCCGACCTGGGAAACACTCATGCACGCCATCATGCTCAAAGCCAAGCTGCATCGCGCCGAAGTCACCCACGCTGTACTCGATTACGAAGGTTCCTGCGCCATTGATGGCGAATGGCTGGATTTGTCCGGCATCCGTGAATACGAACAGATCCAGATCTACAACGTCGACAACGGCGAACGTTTCACCACCTACGCCATTCGTGGTGAAGAAGGCTCGCGCATGATCTCGGTCAACGGTGCCGCCGCGCACAAGGCCAAAGTGGGCGATCGCGTGATCATCTGCGCCTACGCCCACTACAGCGAAGCCGAGTTGCTCAACTTCAAGCCGCGCATGCTCTACATGGCACCGGGCAATGAACTGAGCCACACCAGCAACGCCATTCCGGTCCAGGTCGCCTGATCCGAGCCGTGCCTTTACCGTTTGTCGGACCGTTTCTAACCTGGATGTTAAAAAAGTACCGGAAACAGGTCAGACAAAGCCAAGACAGATCATTGCGCGGGGTTTACTGTAGTCGCCCTGCGCCATGAAATCGTGTCGACGCAGGTGACCGGAGTGCCCACCCACAGCGCTCCGGGATTTTTCGTGTTCAAAAGGCCGTTCAAGTAATAAGGAAACCCGCAGCGATGGCGTACTACCGCACTCCTCATGACGTTACCGCTCTGCCCGCCTGGCAGGCGTTGAATGACCACCGCCAAGCCATGCAGGATTTCAGCATGCGCGAGGCCTTCAATGCCGACCCGCAGCGTTTCACTCAATTCACCCTCAGCAGCTGCGGCCTGTTTCTCGACTATTCGAAGAACCTGATCAGCGCCGAGACCCGTAACCTGCTGGTGGGCCTGGCCAACGAAGTCGACCTCAAGGGTGCGATCAAATCGCTGTTTGACGGCGAGATCGTCAACGCCTCCGAAGGCCGCCCTGCCCTGCACACCGCCCTGCGTCGTCCGGTTGGCGACAAGCTGTCGGTCAACGGCGTCAACGTGATGCCGGAAGTGCACAAGGTCCTCAACCAGATGACCGACCTGGTGGGCCGCATCCACGACGGTCTGTGGCGCGGTTACACCGAGAAGCCGATCACTGACGTGGTGAACATCGGTATCGGTGGTTCCTTCCTTGGCCCGGAGCTGGTGTCCGAGGCCCTGCTGGCCTACGCCCAGAAAGGCGTGCGCTGCCACTACCTGGCGAACATCGACGGCAGCGAGTTCCACGAGCTGGCCATGAAGCTGCGCGCCGAGACCACGCTGTTCATCGTGTCGTCGAAATCCTTCAACACCCTCGAAACCCTGAAAAACGCCCAGGCCGCCCGTGCCTGGTACCTGGCTCAGGGTGGCTCGGAAGCGGAACTGCATCGTCACTTCATCGCGGTATCGAGCAACAACGCCGCCGCCGTGGCCTTCGGTATCCGTGAAGAGAACATCTTCCCGATGTGGGATTGGGTTGGCGGGCGTTACTCGCTGTGGTCGGCCATCGGTTTGCCGATTGCCCTGGCCATCGGCATGTCGAACTTCAAGGAGCTGCTGTCCGGTGCCTACACCATGGACCAGCATTTCCAGAGCGCGCCGTTCGAACAGAACATGCCGGTGCTGCTGGCATTGCTCGGCGTCTGGTACGGCAACTTCTGGGGCGCGCAGAGCCACGCGATCCTGCCGTACGACCACTACCTGCGAAACATCACCAAACACCTGCAGCAGCTGGACATGGAATCCAACGGCAAGCGCGTGCGCCAGGACGGCCAGCCGGTTTCCACCGACACCGGCCCGGTCATCTGGGGCGGCGTGGGTTGCAACGGTCAGCACGCGTACCACCAGTTGCTGCACCAGGGCACCCAACTGATCCCGGCCGACTTCATCGTGCCGATCGTCAGCTTCAACCCTGTAGCCGACCACCACCAGTGGCTGTACGCCAACTGCCTGTCCCAGAGCCAGGCGCTGATGCTCGGCAAGACCCTGGCCGAAGCCGAGGCCGAACTGCGCGACAAAGGCATGAGCGATGCCGACGTGCAGAAACTCGCCGCGCACAAGGTGATTCCGGGCAACCGTCCAAGCAACACCCTGGTGGTCGAGCGCATCAGCCCTCGCCGCCTCGGCGCGCTGGTGGCGATGTACGAGCACAAGGTCTTCGTGCAAAGCGTGATCTGGGGCATCAACGCCTTCGATCAGTGGGGCGTGGAACTGGGCAAGGAGCTGGGCAAAGGCGTCTACAACCGCCTGGTCGGCAGCGAGGAAACCCCTGCTGAAGATCCGTCCACCCAAGGCCTGATCAACTACTTCCGTGGGCGTCACCGCGGATAACTCCCCCGATCCTGTAGGAGCAAGGCTTGCCCGCGATTGCGGTATGTCATTCAGCATTGTTGTTGACTGACCTGACGCTATCGCGAGCAAGCTATGCTCCTACAGGCGTTGTGTATGGGTTCAAGTCTGCCTTGAACCCATTTCCTACTCGGCGCATCTTTATCTTTGTCGCAAAACAAGAATAAGGAACCGTCATGTTCGATATCAGCACGTTCCCCAAAGCCGATGCCGTCTGCCGGGCTGCACAACTGAGTCAAGACGACTACCACCGCCTGTACCGCGAATCCATCGAACACCCCACTCAGTTCTGGTCCGAACAGGCCACCCGTTTCCTCGACTGGATCGCCCCCTGGGACACCGTCCAGCGCTATGACCTGAAAACCGGCGAAGCCAGCTGGTTTGCCGGGGCCAAATTGAATGTCAGCTACAACTGCATCGACCGGCACCTGGAAAAACGCGGCGATCAAGTCGCGATCATCTGGGAAGGCGACGACCCCGCCGACTCCACCCAGATCACCTACAAAAAACTGCATCACAACGTCTGCCGCCTGGCCAACGTGCTCAAAAGCCGTGGCGTGAAAAAAGGCGACCGCGTGTGCATCTACATGCCGATGATCCCCGAAGCGGCCTACGCCATGCTCGCCTGCTCGCGCATCGGTGCGGTGCATTCGGTGGTGTTCGGCGGCTTTTCCCCGGATTCCCTGCGCGATCGCATTCTCGATGCCGATTGCCGCACCGTGATCACCGCCGATGAAGGCGTGCGCGGCGGAAAATTCGTGCCGTTGAAGCAGAACGTCGACAAGGCCCTGCAAAGTTGCCCGAACGTGAGCACCGTGGTGGTGGTCGAGCGCACCCAGAATCAAGTGAACTGGGTCGAAGGCCGGGATATCTGGTATCACCAGGCTTTGCGCGATGTCGACGACAACTGCCCGCCCGAGCCGATGGACGCCGAAGATCCGCTGTTCATCCTCTACACCTCTGGTAGCACCGGCAAACCCAAGGGCGTGCTGCACACCACCGCCGGCTATCTGCTGCAAGCGGCGATGACGTTCAAATACGTGCTGGACTACCGCGACGGCGAAGTCTTCTGGTGCACCGCCGATGTCGGCTGGGTCACCGGTCACAGCTACATCGTCTATGGCCCGCTGGCCAACGGCGCCACGACCCTGATCTTCGAAGGCGTTCCCAGCTACCCCAGCGTCTCGCGTTTCTGGCAAGTCATCGACAAGCACAAGGTCAATATCTTCTACACCGCCCCGACCGCCCTGCGCGCCCTGATGCGCGAAGGCCCCGAGCCGCTGAAGCAAACCTCCCGCGCCAGCGTCCGGCTGCTCGGCACCGTCGGCGAGCCGATCAACCCGGAAGCCTGGGAGTGGTACTTCCACACGGTCGGCGAAGAGCGTTGCCCGATTGTCGATACCTGGTGGCAGACCGAAACCGGCGGCATCATGCTCAGCCCGCTGGTCAGCGCCCAACGGATCAAACCCGGCTGTGCCACGCAACCGATGTTCGGTGTGCAACCGGTGCTGCTCGATGAACAGGGCAAGGAAATCAAAGGCGCCGGCAGCGGCGTGCTGGCGATCAAATCCAGCTGGCCGGCACAGATCCGCACGGTCTATGGCGATCCGAAACGGATGGTCGATACCTACTTCAAGCCCTACCCCGGTTATTACTTCACCGGTGACGGTGCACGCCGTGACGAAGATGGCGACTACTGGATCACCGGGCGCATCGACGACGTGATCAACGTGTCAGGCCACCGCATCGGCACCGCCGAAGTCGAAAGCGCCCTGGTGCTGCACGATAGCGTCGCCGAGGCCGCCGTCGTCGGTTACCCCCACGACGTCAAGGGCCAGGGCATCTACGCCTTCGTCACCCCCATGAACGGTGTGGAAACCGACGACGAACTGAAGAAAAATCTGCTGGCACTGGTCAGCAAGGAAATCGGCAGCTTCGCCAAACCGGACCTGATCCAGTGGGCGCCGGCCTTGCCGAAAACCCGTTCCGGCAAGATCATGCGACGCATCCTGCGCAAGATCGCCTGCAACGAACTGGACAGCCTGGGGGACACCTCGACCCTGGCCGACCCGAGCGTGGTGCAGGGGCTGATCGACAAGCGCCTGAACCAATGACGCCCTGCCCTCTGTAGGAGCGAGCCTGCTCGCGATGAACTCAGCCACACCGCGTTTACTCAGGAGAAACGCGTTATCGTTGACGTCCATCGCGAGCAGGCTCGCTCCTACAGAAATCACCGGAATCCCATGGAATTCATCCGCAGCCGCATCGAAACCCAAATCATGAGCCTGACCGGACTGTCCCTGGGCAAGCTCGATCTGGAAAACCCCAAGGGCGATCCCGGTCTGTTCGGGCCTGACTCGATCAGTTGGCAGGTGCACGGCGATTTCAGCAGCATGCTCATCGGTGGTATCAGCGCCTTGATGTTGCAAGCCCTGCACCCGCTGGCACTGGCCGGTGTGTGGGACCATTCGAATTTCCGCGAGGACATGCTCGGCCGCTTGCGGCGCACCGGTCAGTTCATTTCCGGCACCACCTTCGGTTCGCGTCAGGATGCCGACTGGCTGATCGAGAAAGTCCGCACCATTCACCTGCAGATCACCGGCACCGCGCCCGATGGCCGGCCCTACGCCGCCAGCGATCCCGAACTGCTGACCTGGGTGCATGTGGCCGAAGTCAGCAACTTTCTCGCCGCACATTTGCGCTATCGCAACCCGGATTTGTCACCTGCCGATCAGGACCGCTATTACGCGGAAATTGCCCTGGTCGCCGAGCGCTTGGGCGCCCGGGATGTGCCCCGCTCCCGGCAGGAAATTTCCGATTACCTTGAGCGAATCAGGCCGCAATTGTTGTGTGACGAGCGCAGTCGAGAAGTGCTGCGGCTGTTATTGAACGCCCCGTCCCCAAGCCGACTGGCCAGGCCGTTCGGCGGGCTGATGATGCAGGCGGGAATTGATCTGCTGCCGGATTGGGCCAGCGACCTGCTCGGTGTCAGCCAGAGCCCGCTGCAACGCAAGCTGATCCGCGCCAGCGTCAACCGCAGCGCGCCGATGCTGCGCTGGGCGGTGCGTAATGGTTCGGTGCAACGGGCGAAACGGCGGATGGGGTTGTTGCCCTGACCCCATCCTTGTAGGAGCAAAGCTTGCTCGCGATAGCGTCATTACAGCCAACAATGCAACGTCTGGCCCACCGCCATCGCGAGCAAGCTTTGCTCCTACAGGTTGTTCTGCGCTCAAGCTGCTAAACTCCCGCGCCAAATTCCCACCTGCAAGGCGCCCAGCATGTCTTCCTTGAATCAGGCGCTGCGCGCCGCCCTCGAACGTCGCCAGGACCTGTTGGCCGAACTGCACGGCCAGGGTACCGATTGCTATCGCCTGTTCCACGGCAGCCAGGAAGGCGCCGGCGGCCTGACCATTGATCGTTACGGTCCGCAATTGATGGTGCAGAGCTTTCACCAGCCACTGGAACGCGACGCCCTGTTGCAACTGCACGAGATCGTCAACCAGCACCTGGGCTTTGAAAGCCTGCTGGTCTACAACGACCGCTCCGGCGGCAACTCGCGCATCGATCGCGAAGACCATGTCTACCGCGCCGAAGAAGCTGCCTTGCAGGATCTGATCGGCCATGAATGGGGCCTCAATTACCGGGTTCGCGGGCGTCATGCCGGGCAGGACCCGTTGCTGTTCCTCGACCTGCGCAACACCCGCGGCTGGGTAAAGGCGCACAGCAAGAACAAAAGCGTGCTCAACCTGTTCGCCTACACCTGTGGCGTCGGCCTCAGTGCCGCCGCCGGAGGTGCCCGCGAGGTATGCAACCTGGACTTCGCCGAAGGCAATCTGGCGGTCGGTCGTGAAAACGGTCAGCTCAATCCGCAGTTGCCGACCATGGAATTCATTCAGTCCGACTATTTTCCCGCGATCCGCCAACTGGCCGGGCTGCCCATCAGCCAGCGTCGCGGGCAGAAACTGCCGAGCTATCAGCGCCTGGAACAGCGTCAGTACGATCTTGTA
This genomic interval from Pseudomonas putida contains the following:
- the panD gene encoding aspartate 1-decarboxylase, whose amino-acid sequence is MHAIMLKAKLHRAEVTHAVLDYEGSCAIDGEWLDLSGIREYEQIQIYNVDNGERFTTYAIRGEEGSRMISVNGAAAHKAKVGDRVIICAYAHYSEAELLNFKPRMLYMAPGNELSHTSNAIPVQVA
- the pgi gene encoding glucose-6-phosphate isomerase, which gives rise to MAYYRTPHDVTALPAWQALNDHRQAMQDFSMREAFNADPQRFTQFTLSSCGLFLDYSKNLISAETRNLLVGLANEVDLKGAIKSLFDGEIVNASEGRPALHTALRRPVGDKLSVNGVNVMPEVHKVLNQMTDLVGRIHDGLWRGYTEKPITDVVNIGIGGSFLGPELVSEALLAYAQKGVRCHYLANIDGSEFHELAMKLRAETTLFIVSSKSFNTLETLKNAQAARAWYLAQGGSEAELHRHFIAVSSNNAAAVAFGIREENIFPMWDWVGGRYSLWSAIGLPIALAIGMSNFKELLSGAYTMDQHFQSAPFEQNMPVLLALLGVWYGNFWGAQSHAILPYDHYLRNITKHLQQLDMESNGKRVRQDGQPVSTDTGPVIWGGVGCNGQHAYHQLLHQGTQLIPADFIVPIVSFNPVADHHQWLYANCLSQSQALMLGKTLAEAEAELRDKGMSDADVQKLAAHKVIPGNRPSNTLVVERISPRRLGALVAMYEHKVFVQSVIWGINAFDQWGVELGKELGKGVYNRLVGSEETPAEDPSTQGLINYFRGRHRG
- the acs gene encoding acetate--CoA ligase, translating into MFDISTFPKADAVCRAAQLSQDDYHRLYRESIEHPTQFWSEQATRFLDWIAPWDTVQRYDLKTGEASWFAGAKLNVSYNCIDRHLEKRGDQVAIIWEGDDPADSTQITYKKLHHNVCRLANVLKSRGVKKGDRVCIYMPMIPEAAYAMLACSRIGAVHSVVFGGFSPDSLRDRILDADCRTVITADEGVRGGKFVPLKQNVDKALQSCPNVSTVVVVERTQNQVNWVEGRDIWYHQALRDVDDNCPPEPMDAEDPLFILYTSGSTGKPKGVLHTTAGYLLQAAMTFKYVLDYRDGEVFWCTADVGWVTGHSYIVYGPLANGATTLIFEGVPSYPSVSRFWQVIDKHKVNIFYTAPTALRALMREGPEPLKQTSRASVRLLGTVGEPINPEAWEWYFHTVGEERCPIVDTWWQTETGGIMLSPLVSAQRIKPGCATQPMFGVQPVLLDEQGKEIKGAGSGVLAIKSSWPAQIRTVYGDPKRMVDTYFKPYPGYYFTGDGARRDEDGDYWITGRIDDVINVSGHRIGTAEVESALVLHDSVAEAAVVGYPHDVKGQGIYAFVTPMNGVETDDELKKNLLALVSKEIGSFAKPDLIQWAPALPKTRSGKIMRRILRKIACNELDSLGDTSTLADPSVVQGLIDKRLNQ
- a CDS encoding oxygenase MpaB family protein, with translation MEFIRSRIETQIMSLTGLSLGKLDLENPKGDPGLFGPDSISWQVHGDFSSMLIGGISALMLQALHPLALAGVWDHSNFREDMLGRLRRTGQFISGTTFGSRQDADWLIEKVRTIHLQITGTAPDGRPYAASDPELLTWVHVAEVSNFLAAHLRYRNPDLSPADQDRYYAEIALVAERLGARDVPRSRQEISDYLERIRPQLLCDERSREVLRLLLNAPSPSRLARPFGGLMMQAGIDLLPDWASDLLGVSQSPLQRKLIRASVNRSAPMLRWAVRNGSVQRAKRRMGLLP
- a CDS encoding class I SAM-dependent rRNA methyltransferase, with amino-acid sequence MSSLNQALRAALERRQDLLAELHGQGTDCYRLFHGSQEGAGGLTIDRYGPQLMVQSFHQPLERDALLQLHEIVNQHLGFESLLVYNDRSGGNSRIDREDHVYRAEEAALQDLIGHEWGLNYRVRGRHAGQDPLLFLDLRNTRGWVKAHSKNKSVLNLFAYTCGVGLSAAAGGAREVCNLDFAEGNLAVGRENGQLNPQLPTMEFIQSDYFPAIRQLAGLPISQRRGQKLPSYQRLEQRQYDLVLLDPPAWAKSAFGTVDLLRDYQSLLKPALLTTADNGVLICCNNLAKVSMDDWREQVLRCAEKAGRPVREWSVMKPAADFPSMDQQPPLKTLILQL